The nucleotide window CGTGCTGTTATCATCTTGGGTTGCTGCTATTAAGGCAATGCATGATGTTATTTATCTTCCCCATCATCTAGAGAAGGCAAGTTCAGTCCCTTCACCTTTTGGTCCATTGTATGAACTCATTGTAATAGATATTTGGTTCCTAGAGAGTCAAGATTTCAGAAACTGTGGAAGCCCCACTCTATATTAGGTAATTGTGCCCTGTTTCAATGGCAAAAATGCACCCAATTCAGAAACTATGGAAGCCCCACTCTATATTAGGTGGAAAGCAGAAAGTCCATCAAACTGGCTTCAAATGACAAGTGAGCTCATTTATCAAAACAGAAATGAGCATGTTGCAATCACTTAATAATGTCTCCCTTGCAGGTTCCATTCTTGTTTCGACTTTGGCATCACCATTTACATTAGCCATGCATTTGCTAAATTTGCCAAAGCTTTATAATCTTTTTGTAGGTTGGTTCTTTAGATCCTGGCAAACTCATAAAAATACTCAAATCATCAATACCCAGTCTGTAACTGCATTCAACTGTGATGGTTCTCCCTCCAGGATTCACCAAATTGTGACATTCACATTTTCTGTAGTGTGTTATTTCAGTTCTTAGAAAGACATTGAAAACTAAGATAACTCTGAAATGGGCATTAGCACTGGTCAAGTGACTCAAACCCAAGACTGGTGAATGCAACTGCAATAGCTTGGCTATTGCATTCAGTGAATTGGTTCTCTCTTTAGGTAGACTTTTGCACTAATAACTTCATATATGTTTTCTGTATCCTTATCAGATTTTACAAGTTTTAAAGAACTGTCTAACTTTTAAGTGGGAGCAGAAAATCAGTTGACTTTGTTGTCCTGGtgtactttaaaaagaaaaaaaaggttggACTGTCAAAAAGAAATGGGTTATCTGCTGTGTATCATAATCTGCCTGTAGTACCGGATTTATGTCGATCtttattgaataataataataatctatttttccatcatga belongs to Magnolia sinica isolate HGM2019 chromosome 8, MsV1, whole genome shotgun sequence and includes:
- the LOC131252937 gene encoding uncharacterized protein LOC131252937 isoform X4 — translated: MSMLQSLNNVSLAGSILVSTLASPFTLAMHLLNLPKLYNLFVGWFFRSWQTHKNTQIINTQSILQVLKNCLTFKWEQKIRISMSTFDMKDESKEVIWQDVGSGRNANTGKDNGVNQSTDRGLTSTSSPVSQDIENKATIPTMR